The Pleurodeles waltl isolate 20211129_DDA chromosome 7, aPleWal1.hap1.20221129, whole genome shotgun sequence genome includes a region encoding these proteins:
- the LOC138246490 gene encoding alpha-crystallin B chain-like, producing the protein MIYPPLAFSQCSYVNFWLLPRGYIKEAAAPGGTRTVGSATEALSSRPSDKRRPLAPRVMDITISHPWMRRPWFPGPLFPSRLFDQRFGEGIFDSDLVPGFSGSIFPYGRTPSMHFPVETGLSEVKLDKDKFSVHLDVKHFSPQEMSVKVVGDHIDVHAKHEERADEHGYISREFHRRYTIPKVVNPEAITSALSPDGILSIEAPTAEAKKPEERTIPIVCQDKPAVAVK; encoded by the exons ATGATCTACCCTCCGCTGGCATTCAGTCAGTGCTcttatgtaaacttctggctccttCCGCGCGGGTATATAAAGGAGGCGGCGGCGCCTGGCGGCACAAGGACTGTAGGAAGCGCTACAGAAGCTCTCTCTTCGAGACCCTCGGACAAGCGGCGACCCCTCGCACCCCGCGTCATGGACATCACCATCAGCCACCCCTGGATGAGGCGCCCCTGGTTCCCGGGCCCCCTCTTCCCCAGCCGCCTCTTCGACCAGCGCTTCGGCGAGGGGATCTTTGACTCCGACCTGGTCCCCGGCTTCTCCGGAAGCATCTTCCCCTATGGCCGGACCCCCAGCATGCACTTCCCGGTGGAGACCGGCCTCTCCGAG GTGAAGCTGGACAAGGACAAGTTCTCCGTGCACCTGGACGTGAAACACTTCTCGCCCCAGGAGATGAGCGTGAAGGTGGTCGGAGACCACATAGACGTGCACGCCAAGCACGAGGAGAGAGCG GACGAGCACGGCTACATCTCTCGAGAGTTCCACCGCCGGTACACCATCCCCAAGGTGGTGAACCCCGAGGCCATCACCAGCGCGCTCTCACCTGACGGCATCCTCTCCATCGAGGCGCCCACGGCCGAGGCCAAGAAGCCGGAAGAGCGGACCATCCCCATCGTGTGCCAGGACAAGCCTGCAGTGGCTGTGAAGTGA